From Bacteroidales bacterium, one genomic window encodes:
- the nifJ gene encoding pyruvate:ferredoxin (flavodoxin) oxidoreductase, with product MENKKKFITCDGNYAASHIAYMFSEVAAIYPITPSSTMAEYIDEWAAHGRKNIFGETVKVSEMQSEGGASGAVHGSLQAGALTSTFTASQGLLLMIPNMYKMAGELLPAVFHVSARSLAAQALSIFGDHSDVMSARQTGFAFLATGGVQEVMDLAGVAHLAAIKTRIPFVHFFDGFRTSHEIQKIEYFENDDLSDLIDREALQKFRDSALNPENPVTRGTAQNPDIYFQAREAANKFYDNIPDVVEEYMQEITKKTGREYHPFTYYGAEDATDIIIAMGSVTETIKEVIDYKLANGDKVGLISVHLYRPFSAKYFLNVLPKTVKRIAVLDRTKELGANGEPLYLDVRDLFYGKENAPVIVGGRYGLSSKDTTPAQIIGVYENLQLPEPKNGFTIGIVDDVTFLSLPKKEEVSIVPEGTFEAKFYGLGADGTVGANKNSIKIIGDSTDKFVQAYFSYDSKKSGGITISHLRFGDKPIRSIYLVGTPDFVACHVPAYLKKYDMLKGIKENGTFLMNSSWDAATTLEHLPAKIRKTLAEKNITMYIIDATSIADEIGLGNRTNTIMQSAFFKVSEVIPYDLAVEKMKAFIVKSYGMKGEEIVAMNFAAVERGGAVTKVDIPKEWANIDIDAEQKKADDAIPDFIKNFVNPVNAQDGDDLPVSAFTGREDGTFPAGTTAYEKRGVAVNIPEWQVDSCIQCNQCSYVCPHAAIRPFLMDEKEVANAPEGTDTKKATGKAFAGLQFRIQVSALDCTGCGNCAEVCPSKEKSLIMKPLESQMVEADRWDYFAKNVTYKDTLVDKTKTVKNSQFAQPLFEFSGACAGCGETPYIKTITQLFGDSMMVANATGCSSIYGGSAPSTPYCKNSEGEGPAWANSLFEDNAEYGFGMATGVNKMRARIQLRLEKALENGVSDEEKEVFENWIANKQNLEESKIASEKLKAVLSASPNTELSKELLSLSQYFAKRSNWIFGGDGWAYDIGFGGLDHVLAAGEDVNVLVMDTEVYSNTGGQSSKATPVAAVAKFASAGKRIRKKDLGVMMMSYGYVYVAQVAMGSSNTQFFKAIKEAEAFPGPSIIIAYSPCIAHGIRSGMGTTQLEQKKAVEAGYWTNYRFDPRLEEQGKNPFQLDSKAPDWSKFKPFLMNEVRYTSLKKAFPKEAEELFQAAEENAKWRYNSYKRLAAADYSLPENE from the coding sequence CATTGATGAGTGGGCGGCTCACGGTCGGAAAAATATATTTGGAGAAACTGTTAAGGTTTCAGAAATGCAATCTGAAGGTGGTGCTTCCGGTGCCGTACACGGTTCCCTACAAGCAGGTGCTTTAACAAGTACATTTACAGCTTCTCAAGGTCTGCTACTGATGATTCCTAATATGTATAAAATGGCTGGTGAACTTTTACCTGCTGTTTTTCATGTAAGTGCTCGTAGTTTAGCTGCTCAAGCACTTTCTATTTTTGGAGATCATTCTGATGTAATGTCTGCTCGCCAAACAGGTTTTGCTTTTTTAGCAACCGGTGGTGTTCAAGAGGTTATGGATTTAGCCGGTGTTGCTCACTTAGCAGCTATTAAAACTCGCATTCCATTTGTACATTTCTTCGATGGATTCCGTACATCTCACGAAATTCAAAAAATTGAATATTTTGAAAATGATGATTTATCTGATTTAATAGATAGAGAAGCTCTACAAAAATTTAGAGACTCTGCTTTAAACCCTGAAAATCCTGTAACCAGAGGTACAGCTCAAAATCCGGATATATATTTCCAAGCTCGCGAAGCAGCCAATAAATTTTACGATAACATTCCTGATGTTGTTGAGGAATATATGCAAGAAATTACCAAAAAAACCGGTCGCGAATATCATCCATTTACATATTACGGAGCTGAAGACGCTACAGATATTATTATCGCAATGGGTTCTGTTACCGAAACCATTAAAGAAGTAATTGACTATAAATTAGCTAATGGCGACAAAGTTGGTTTAATTTCTGTTCATTTATACCGCCCTTTCTCTGCAAAATATTTCTTAAACGTTTTACCAAAAACAGTAAAACGAATTGCAGTACTAGACCGCACAAAAGAATTGGGTGCTAACGGAGAACCATTGTATTTAGATGTTCGTGATTTATTTTACGGAAAAGAAAATGCTCCTGTAATTGTTGGTGGTCGTTATGGATTATCCTCTAAAGATACCACTCCGGCTCAAATTATTGGCGTTTACGAAAACTTACAACTTCCTGAACCTAAAAATGGCTTTACAATTGGTATTGTAGATGATGTTACTTTCTTATCTCTTCCTAAAAAAGAAGAAGTAAGTATTGTTCCGGAAGGAACTTTCGAAGCTAAGTTTTATGGTTTAGGTGCCGACGGAACTGTTGGAGCAAATAAAAACTCTATCAAGATTATTGGTGATTCTACTGATAAATTTGTTCAAGCATATTTTTCATACGACTCAAAAAAATCTGGAGGAATAACTATTTCTCACCTACGTTTTGGTGACAAACCCATTCGCTCTATCTATTTGGTAGGAACTCCCGATTTTGTTGCTTGTCACGTTCCTGCATATCTAAAAAAATATGATATGCTAAAAGGTATCAAAGAAAACGGTACTTTCTTGATGAACAGTAGCTGGGATGCAGCAACTACCTTGGAGCACCTTCCTGCCAAAATCAGAAAAACACTTGCAGAGAAAAACATTACAATGTACATTATCGATGCTACCAGTATAGCCGACGAGATAGGCTTAGGTAATCGTACAAATACCATAATGCAATCAGCTTTCTTTAAAGTATCCGAAGTAATTCCTTACGATTTAGCCGTTGAAAAGATGAAGGCTTTCATAGTAAAATCTTACGGTATGAAAGGCGAAGAGATTGTAGCAATGAACTTTGCTGCTGTTGAACGTGGTGGTGCTGTAACTAAAGTTGATATACCAAAAGAATGGGCTAATATTGATATTGATGCTGAACAGAAAAAAGCTGACGATGCAATTCCTGACTTCATTAAAAACTTTGTAAACCCTGTAAATGCTCAAGATGGTGATGATTTGCCTGTAAGTGCTTTTACCGGACGTGAAGATGGAACTTTCCCTGCAGGAACTACTGCTTATGAGAAACGTGGTGTTGCAGTCAACATTCCCGAATGGCAAGTAGATAGCTGTATTCAATGTAACCAATGCTCTTATGTTTGTCCTCATGCTGCTATTCGTCCTTTCTTAATGGATGAAAAAGAAGTAGCAAATGCTCCTGAAGGAACAGATACTAAAAAAGCAACAGGAAAAGCATTTGCAGGATTACAATTCCGCATTCAAGTATCTGCTTTAGACTGTACAGGTTGCGGTAACTGTGCCGAAGTTTGTCCTTCTAAAGAGAAATCGTTGATTATGAAGCCTCTTGAAAGTCAAATGGTAGAAGCTGACCGTTGGGATTATTTTGCTAAAAACGTTACATATAAAGATACTTTAGTTGATAAAACGAAGACCGTTAAGAATTCTCAGTTTGCACAACCTTTATTTGAGTTCTCAGGAGCCTGCGCCGGTTGTGGTGAAACTCCATACATCAAAACCATTACTCAATTGTTTGGTGATAGCATGATGGTTGCCAATGCTACCGGATGTTCTTCTATCTACGGTGGTTCGGCTCCTTCTACACCTTATTGTAAAAATTCAGAAGGAGAAGGACCTGCTTGGGCTAACTCATTATTTGAAGATAATGCAGAATATGGTTTCGGTATGGCAACGGGAGTTAACAAAATGCGCGCACGCATTCAACTACGTTTAGAAAAAGCACTCGAAAATGGAGTTAGTGATGAAGAAAAAGAAGTTTTTGAAAATTGGATTGCAAACAAGCAAAATCTTGAAGAATCAAAAATAGCTTCCGAAAAACTAAAAGCCGTTTTAAGTGCATCTCCAAATACTGAATTATCCAAAGAATTATTGAGTCTGAGTCAGTATTTTGCTAAACGTTCTAATTGGATCTTTGGTGGTGACGGCTGGGCATATGATATTGGATTTGGCGGACTTGATCATGTATTAGCTGCCGGAGAAGATGTTAACGTTTTGGTTATGGACACTGAGGTGTATTCAAACACTGGTGGACAATCTTCTAAAGCAACTCCGGTTGCTGCTGTTGCAAAATTTGCATCTGCAGGTAAACGCATCCGTAAAAAAGATTTAGGAGTTATGATGATGTCTTACGGTTATGTTTATGTTGCTCAAGTAGCAATGGGATCTAGTAATACACAATTTTTCAAAGCCATTAAAGAAGCAGAAGCTTTCCCCGGCCCATCAATTATAATTGCTTATTCTCCTTGTATCGCTCACGGTATCCGTTCAGGTATGGGAACAACACAACTTGAACAAAAGAAAGCCGTTGAAGCAGGATACTGGACTAATTACCGTTTCGACCCCAGATTGGAAGAACAAGGAAAAAATCCTTTCCAATTGGATTCTAAAGCACCGGATTGGAGTAAATTCAAGCCATTCTTAATGAATGAAGTACGCTATACTTCACTAAAGAAAGCATTCCCAAAAGAAGCTGAGGAACTATTCCAAGCTGCTGAAGAAAATGCTAAATGGAGATACAATAGCTACAAACGCTTGGCTGCCGCCGATTATTCGCTTCCTGAAAACGAGTAA
- a CDS encoding 5'-nucleotidase, lipoprotein e(P4) family, which produces MKNYTIILLSAILLGFTSCQPKVEKQSNDKNEKLLMATLYVQQAAEFKALNYQAYNIGKLRLDQILSKKQSDKKLAIVVDIDETVLDNSPFEAKSILEKTSYPMYWAEWCNLSRAESIAGAQEFLSYAAEKGVETFYISNRKIELYKGTLSNLINNGFPFADSTHVLLRTTTSDKEPRRSIVKENYEIVLLFGDNLGDFSSIFDNKSTANRYAMVEEHKSEFGSKFIVLPNPMYGAWDAAMFYDLVVDNKDSVYKARLKSF; this is translated from the coding sequence ATGAAAAATTATACAATCATTTTATTATCGGCCATCCTACTTGGCTTTACTTCTTGCCAACCTAAAGTTGAAAAACAAAGCAATGATAAAAACGAGAAACTGCTTATGGCTACACTTTATGTGCAGCAAGCTGCCGAATTTAAAGCACTCAATTATCAGGCTTATAATATTGGCAAACTTCGTTTGGATCAAATATTAAGCAAAAAACAAAGCGATAAAAAACTAGCTATTGTTGTAGATATCGACGAAACTGTTTTAGACAACTCCCCTTTTGAAGCAAAAAGTATTTTAGAAAAAACATCCTATCCCATGTACTGGGCTGAATGGTGTAATCTATCCAGAGCCGAATCTATTGCCGGAGCACAAGAATTTTTAAGTTATGCTGCAGAAAAAGGAGTTGAAACATTTTATATCTCCAACAGAAAAATAGAATTATACAAAGGAACTTTAAGCAACCTGATAAATAATGGTTTTCCTTTTGCCGACTCGACTCACGTACTTTTAAGAACAACAACTTCCGACAAAGAACCGCGTAGAAGTATTGTTAAAGAAAACTACGAAATTGTTTTACTCTTTGGCGATAATTTAGGCGATTTCTCCTCCATTTTCGATAACAAAAGTACAGCTAATCGTTATGCAATGGTTGAAGAGCACAAATCCGAATTCGGCTCAAAATTTATTGTATTACCCAATCCAATGTACGGAGCTTGGGATGCTGCTATGTTTTACGATTTGGTAGTCGATAATAAAGACTCTGTTTATAAAGCACGATTGAAAAGTTTTTAA